The stretch of DNA TTTTGAATGATGAATGATGAATGATGAATGATGAATGATGAATGATGAATGATGAATTTTGAAATTTTAATTATGTTCTAAAATCTAAAATCTAAGATCTAACATCTAACATCTAACATCTAACATCATGAGTTTTCATCAAGGGAAAAAGTGATGAATATAGAAGTATCTATTAGATCTTTCGAATCATTTTTCGATACAAAAATCAATTATTTCATTCTTAGACAAGGACAGAATTCAAGACCAGGTCCAAAACAAAACCATTGAAAATAATAGGTAAACTTAAAATAAGGGGGAAAAATCTTCGAATATATTCCTATGAGAGGATGAATGATTGAAGTCAATCATAAGAGAGGGAGAACAGAATATATTCGGAGATGATCAAAAAAAGAATGAATTATTCTTTCAATTGATCATGTGTAAAAGCTTGATGCTTTAAATTTGAGGGAAATCCGTTTAATGTTGTGTATCGATTAATCGAACATTCACAGCATTTAAACCATTATGGCTATTTTCAATTTCAAAAATCACTTTATCATTTGGTCTGACATGATCTTTTAATTCACTGATGTGTACAAAAATATCTTTCTTACCTGTCGTGATAAATCCGAAACGTTTTGTTTTATTGAAAAACTTCACTCGACCTTCTTGCAAATCATTTTTAGGAAATAAATTCTTGTGATTTAATACCGTGAAATAATCCGTGATTTTTAAGGTCAACTTTTTAAGGTAGTTCTTAATCACAGGCTGAATTTG from Faecalibacter sp. LW9 encodes:
- a CDS encoding cold-shock protein, translating into MQEGRVKFFNKTKRFGFITTGKKDIFVHISELKDHVRPNDKVIFEIENSHNGLNAVNVRLIDTQH